The sequence CCAAGGATGGAATGACCCCACCTCACCATTCATCATTCTAGAACCTGTCCTGGCTCTGGCAGAAGCTGGGTAGGATCAGGCCCTGCAGTTCTCCTGGCTTGGATGCCCCGCAGCCCTGGAGGGGGCAGTGAGAGGAGTCAGTCCCTCCAGACAGCACACCTCATTCTCAGGGAGGAGGAGAAGCCCTTGACCACTCCCTTCCGACAGACAGAAGGCGAAGGGAGTGGGGTCCCCAGGGCAGGGAACAAGAAATCATTTTGTAAGTAAGCATTTCCTGTAAAATAGGAGGTTGGAGGACCCAGGGTCTTCTCCTTTTTCCCCTTGATCCCTGGAGCCCAAGCCCTGGGCCTCGTCTCTGCGCTACTCCTGAGAAATCAAAAGCAGATTATATCTGAAAGAGGAGAACTCCTTGCCCTGCAATTGATTTTGAAACTCAAAACTTCTTGCAGGGATTTGCAACTGCAGTCTACCCAAGTTCTGCTTGGTCTTTTCCCCTCACTCTTACCTCCCTAGGGAAGGTCCCCATTTCAAGGGCAGGAGCTTTGCTAAGTCTCTGAGCCCAAAATAAGCATGACCTAGGAAGGTGGTCAATGACATTTAACATCTTTAAAGCCACAAATGCAAAAACAGCCTGTCCTCTGTGAGCCAGGCTTCTCCCTGAAGGTTCTGTTTCAACACATGATGGAGCAAGTTGCTCTGCGAGACTGTCCTGTGGAACACTGGAGAAGCAACTAAATGTCCCTGAGCCAAGTTATGCCCCCTGCAAAAGGAGGATAAAAGCATGGACGGGTAGCCAAGGTGTGATGTCAGGTTAAAAAGGGAAAGTGGCAGTTGGGAGGAAATAGTAGGTGTGGCATACATTttgtaaaaaagatttatttggttgcaccaggtcttagctgtggcatgtgagatctagttctctgaccagggattgaacccaggccccctgcattgggagtgcagtcttagccaccaaggaagtccctgtggCATACATTTCCACAGTGAAATACAACAGTGATAACACTGTATTAGTATATAAGGGACATACACCAAACATAGTAACCTTGGTTAGCGGGCTGGCTTATAAAGTAACTTGTACTTTCTATGTATTTCTACATGTATACTTTGTAATCAAAAAACATATGTacataagagttttaaaaatacccAGCTCTGGAGGTTGTTAATGAAGTTGCACAGTATCTAGAACATTGTACTCACTCCAAGAACAGAAGGAGCTCTGTCTGCTTTAACTACCATTTTCAGAGGTTGCAGTATGCCCTGCATGTTACATAGGTCACCCTTCTCCAGCTACTGCCCTGTTCTTCTTTCTCCAAGTAGCTTTCATTACCAGAAAATATCTGATATGTTGTTGTTTTCGCCTGTCTCCAACCTGACCCAGTACCTGGAACTAGGCCTGGCCTAGAATAGGTGCTCCGTAATAAATTTTGTtgaaccgaaaaaaaaaaaaaacacacgaaAGCACTGAGAGTACCAGGATCAGGACTCAGGGGCCAGGGGCCAGGACGAGAACTCACAGCTTCGGCGGGCTGGGGGCAGCAGGCATCCAAGTAgcgggctgggctgggcagggggaAGTCACAGGCTTCGGCGCAGGTCTGGCAACAGTCTTGGGGCCTGGAGGCGCCTTGCTTCCTGCAGGGGGAGCTGCAGTCTGTGCAGCAGCCCTGGGCCTAGGAGAGGGCAGCGCTCAGGATCCCGGCCAGGTGGCGGGTTGGGAGGGACAGCTGAGTCTCGGTTTTGGAGAGAGGGGCCGGAGAAGATTCAGCtggggagaggagaagagggtctCCTGGCCCAGGTGAGGGGCCGATATGGAGACTAAATGGCAAAGGTGTCTCAGGGTAAGAGCCTGCAAATGGGGGGACAGGCTGACCTCTTCCCCTGTCAGGGcccaccctccagcccccaccaggcccctcaccagcAGGCAGTGCCTGGTCAGCAGCACGAGACCCAACAGCAACAGATAGATGCCCACGGAGAGCACGACGATGGCCGGGATGGGGAGCAGCAGGGAGGGGCCACTGACAGGAGCCGGGGTTGGATTCCACGGGCTAGAGGAGGCCTGGACAGCACAGGAAGAAAGGGTGACGAGACGTGGAGGGGCTGCGGGGACACGGAAACACCAGGAGGGACACAGGAGGTAGCTGGGAAACAGGGAGGAACAGCCACCATGTGGTGCGGAGAGAGTAATAGGGCCACACTGtctgggccaggaagagcccctggagaaggacatagcaacatgctccagtattcttgccgggaaatgctatggacagaggggcctggtgggctacagttcatggggtctcaaagagtcggacacgatagCAACTAACATCTTCATTTTCGTCTTGTCTCCAAACCTGCCTTTTCTCTTGTCATCCCCATTTCAGCGCCATCAGAGACCTGTTGGTCATTCTAGACTTTTCCAAGACTTACCGCTCTTCCTTTCAGAATGCCTCTCCAAACAGACCTCTTGTCTCTGTTTCCGTTGGACTACTCTACCACCCCTCAGCCCACAGTACCGGCCTCTGTCTTGCACTCTGCAGTTATGCTCCTTTCCATACCAGCTGTCCTTGAGTATCCCTCCCTCCCTGACAGTCCATCAGTGGCTCCCACTGACTCGGTCCAAACTTCTTATCTCAGGGACAAAGGCTCTAGTCtagccctgcctgcctctccctctGTCCCCCATTATACTCCAGCCATACTGAAGTCCTGGCAATTCCCTGGCCTCTCTTTCACATCCACGTCTCTGCCCACGCTGTTCCTTTTTCCTGGGATGCTTTTCCTCCTTGATTTCCTAACTCCTCACCTTGCCAGAGTGTGGCGTGCCCTGCCCTGGCAAGGCCACCTCTGCACTCTTTCTGTCTCACAGCTCTTGTCCTGAGCTGGAAGGGTCTATGTTGGGTAAAGAGCTCCAGTCCAGGCGCCAAGGAAGGCAAAGTCAGGGTAAGTTAGGGGTGCCGAGGGGGCCGCGCCAGAGAGGAGTACGGGgcctaagactcacgtccatggggCAGGACACCGCCGGTCAgtccaggagctgcaggagagagAAAGTCCTGGGCTTCAATGACTGAGAAGGGCCATTTTGCGCTCGGGTGCCCGTTCTCCTCCTCCCATTTCCcctttggggaaactgaggcccaacgATGGTCTCTGGTCCGAACAGTGAGGATCGGGGGTACGGGACAGCACTTTCTTCGAAGGCCCCAGCCCGACCCTCCGTTTTTCCCTAATCCCCGGGCTCCCTCCACCGACCTAACCCCATCACCTGCGCCCTCGGGGCCACAGGCAGTTCACGGATTCCGCGTCTTTCCCGCTCCAATCCGCCGTGGCGGCTGCACCGCCCAGAGGCCTCCCGCCGCTTCTCGCTGTTGCCATGGAGATGAGAGCACCGCTCCTACGGCGGCCGCCCAGACCCAACATTCCTTCGCCGCGCCTCGCTTCCCTCTTCCTATCTGTGGGCACCAATTCTTTTTAGTAGCGATCCGCTGGACTTTCCCGTACTTACTGAATAGAAGGGGCGAGTTCCCGCCACTACACGCCTAGCTCAGATCCACATCGTGTGCTGGGTCCTGCGGCGCCACAAAAGCCAGACTGAGCCCCCGGGCTATGCCGCcaactggctgtgtgacttcGGCCGAGTCACCGCGCCTCGCTgagtccattttcttctctgtataaaGAGGAAACGCCTGCCTCCCAGGGGTATTGTTAAAATCAGAGCTACTTCTTAATGGCATAGAATTATCCTCAATATTTTTTCAACCTGACCCCCGATCTTTATTGACAGTGCCCAAATTTAAGATTCATCAATCTGATCTCTTCACCCTTCATATCACTATCAGGGTGATTTTCTCCCATCCAGGTCAGATCTTGTGGCTTTTCAATTTTTAACCCCCCAAAGGGTTCCCCACTGACTCCAGGGTAAAGCCCAAATGCTTTAGCCGACTGTCCACACCATCCACTCTGGGTACTGTCTATCTTcggtttatttacttatttataattaatttatttatttggttccaCGAGGTCTTAGTTGGACAGCTGcacgtgagatctagttccctgaccagggatggaacctggcccccctgtattgggagtacgggagtcttagccaccagaccaccagagaagtcccctgttgTTATAGTTTAGTCcataagttgtatccaactctttgccaccccatgggctgtagctcaccaggctcctctcttcatgggattttccagacaagaatactggagtaggttgccatttccttctctaggggatcttcctgactcagggatctaaccagcatctcctgcttggcaggtggattctttaccactgagctaccttggTTTATTCATTCATGATGTAACCCTTGGTTACTGCATCCTGGCATGTTCCCCTGAAAGCAACCCAGTACACCTACTTCTGTGCACATTCTCTGCCCCAATATACCTCACCATGGCTGCTGCCTGAAGAGTTTCCTGCACCGGGAGGCAGCCACAGAAATGGCTagggctgggacttccctagtggtccagtggctaagactctgagctcccaatgcagggagtctgggtttgatccctggtcaggcaactagatcccacacaccgcAAAGAAGAGTTCATATATCAcaacttgggagaaggcaatggcaccccactccagtactcttgcctggaaaatcccatggacggaggagcctggtaggctgcagtccatggggtcactaagggtcggacacgactaagcaacttcagtttcacttttcactttcatgcattggagaaggaaatggcaacccactccagtgttcttgcctggagaatcccagggatgggggagcctggtgggctgccgtctatggggtcgcacagagtcggacacgactaaagtgacttagcagtagcaaagatcctgaatgctgcaactaagattgaagattccacatgccacaactgagacctggtgcagccaaataaataaatatttttttttaaggaacttccctggcagtccagcgattgggactttgccttccaatgcagagtacacaggttcaatccctagtcagggcgctaagatcccacctgcctgtTGGTCAAAGTgccaaaacataaaagagaaacaatattgcaacaaattcaataatgacttttaaaaaaatgacccacattcaaaaaaaaaaaggaaattgccaGGGgagagacctccctggtggcctagtggctaagactccgagctcccaatgcagggggccgggtTCGATCCcagctcagggaactagattccacatgctgtaaaCTGAAGATCTCgtatgccacaattaagacccaacagccaaataaataaatattttaaaaagagagagacttccctggcagtccagcggctGGGACTTTgctttccaacacagggggtgTATGAAATCACCAGGGTCTGTGCCCCTGGTTCCCAGGTCTCCCCTTACCCCTCGACCACACTGAGAAGGTCCCATTGGCTCTGCCACCCCGG is a genomic window of Bubalus kerabau isolate K-KA32 ecotype Philippines breed swamp buffalo chromosome 23, PCC_UOA_SB_1v2, whole genome shotgun sequence containing:
- the LOC129637297 gene encoding late cornified envelope-like proline-rich protein 1, translated to MDASSSPWNPTPAPVSGPSLLLPIPAIVVLSVGIYLLLLGLVLLTRHCLLAQGCCTDCSSPCRKQGASRPQDCCQTCAEACDFPLPSPARYLDACCPQPAEADWAPRCPRCCPLCDCACACQLPDCQSLNCLCFEIKLR